A single window of Aquarana catesbeiana isolate 2022-GZ linkage group LG10, ASM4218655v1, whole genome shotgun sequence DNA harbors:
- the LOC141110515 gene encoding chemerin-like receptor 1, with protein MKNFTMVYPVSNATLKEETTNPWAYYESTPYVCSEEEDRQQRIKFHLRVFSLVVYSLAFLLGTTGNGLVIYFTAFVMKRTVNVVWFLNLAIADFIFMFFLPLSITQASLNFHWPFGKFMCKLNSLILFINLYASIFLLTVISIDRFISVVFPVWCQNHRTPKLASFVAVAVWILAFIFSLPYFIFRDINEAEKDHVFCYNNFHEDEKVAYPRHKATVIVQFITSFFIPFIIIISCYSVILLRIQRNQMTTSSKPYKVVLAVILSFFVCWFPYHVFSFLELSSNYGDENEHLFYITLVGKPITSSLAFINSCINPILYVFMGRDFKQKFHSSLWSIFEKVFSEESAPIDSKSKTKSKSNPQLV; from the coding sequence atgaagaattttaCAATGGTCTATCCAGTCTCTAATGCTACTCTTAAAGAAGAGACCACAAACCCCTGGGCTTACTATGAATCTACCCCTTATGTCTGTTCAGAAGAGGAAGACAGACAGCAACGTATAAAATTCCATCTTCGTGTGTTCTCCCTGGTGGTCTATTCTTTGGCTTTCCTACTAGGGACCACGGGGAATGGTCTGGtcatctattttactgcctttgtAATGAAACGGACTGTCAATGTTGTGTGGTTCCTTAATTTAGCCATAGCTGATTTTATCTTCATGTTTTTCCTGCCGTTGAGCATTACCCAAGCCTCTCTTAACTTTCACTGGCCTTTTGGAAaattcatgtgcaagctaaataGCCTTATTCTATTCATCAATCTGTACGCCAGTATCTTCCTACTCACCGTGATCAGCATTGATCGATTCATCTCCGTTGTGTTTCCTGTTTGGTGTCAGAATCACCGAACTCCGAAGTTGGCCTCTTTTGTAGCCGTGGCAGTATGGATTCTAGCGTTCATTTTCAGTTTACCTTATTTTATATTCCGAGATATAAACGAAGCTGAAAAAGATCATGTTTTTTGCTATAACAACTTTCATGAGGATGAAAAAGTTGCCTATCCAAGGCACAAGGCTACAGTAATCGTTCAATTTATCACTAGCTTTTTTATTCCTTTCATCATAATCATCTCATGCTATTCAGTAATTCTTTTGCGTATCCAACGAAATCAGATGACCACATCGAGCAAGCCTTATAAAGTTGTCCTAGCTGTTATCTTGTCATTCTTTGTCTGCTGGTTTCCTTACCACGTCTTCTCCTTTTTGGAGTTGTCTTCAAATTATGGTGATGAAAATGAGCATCTTTTCTACATAACTTTGGTTGGAAAACCTATTACCTCCAGTTTGGCTTTTATAAACAGTTGTATCAACCCCATTCTTTACGTCTTTATGGGTCGAGATTTTAAACAGAAATTCCATAGCTCCCTCTGGTCAATATTTGAGAAAGTTTTCTCTGAGGAATCTGCCCCTATAGACTCCAAGAGCAAAACCAAATCAAAGTCAAATCCCCAGCTGGTGTGA